The genomic interval GATGTGTGTTTTAGGACCAGTATCATTATGTGGCATGCCCTGTACATGACGTGAATGAAGGTGATTCAAAATCAGATTTTTCACACATGGATATAGTTTTCTGGAAAAACTACCCAAAGTCCCAGAATGCTGTTGAATCCtgaacctaaaaaaaaacaggtattTGCTTGAGAAAATGCAGTTCTCATATTTCTTGTGCATTGTCCTTGGCTGACTGGAATTTCAGCCCTGGCCAGACGTGATTTCAGGTTAAACTTTTCCATATacctgctcattaatattcTGACCTTCTTCAATGTctgtcttttttcctctctctttctctctctctctctctctcttttccacaTTCAACTCTTTTatcgcacgcatgcacacactcacacaatcacagacccaaaaaacacacacccatgcaggcacacacacacatggcccATATGTGTGCAATGCAACACTGTTCCACACTTACACTCTGTCTCCATCGGAGCCCTATTCTTTTGTCATTCTCCTTTTACATCCTCTCTTTCTTTGGCCTCCTCTTTGTCTCCATGGTGACGGCTGAAATCAGCACTTCCTGTCAAACTGTCCGGTGGAGCACACTGATCCCTGAGAGGTTTGCTTTCTTCCCTTAGATCTGACAAGAAAGGGATTTCTAAAGTGTAAGCAATGTCTATGTGTGGCACAAATGCCAGTATAAGATAGAAAAATGGCATAATGTGAAAGACCATCCAGTCTGACCCACCTGTAGCTGAGGCTGTCTGCTGGCTCTCCTTCTCAcgttcctcctcttcctccccagaAGAGGGATCCTCTTTGTCCACAGAAGACATGTCTAGGGAGGCCAGGTGGGCCTGGTACATCCTCTGGACAGCTGAAAATACAAAACCGGATATAGAATAAGGGAGCACTGCGCCGATTTTACACATAAAAATCAGTTAATGGacagatgatggatggatgaatgtaTGGAAGAGataatttatgttttgtttcgatattctttttgtttcaaatctgcaataactgttttttttgcCGACTTGGGGGcgacacaacattgacatatcatCACATTTTCAGTTGATATGGCGAACCTTTTAGCAAACACTTgcatatttacacatccagcaggaAAAATTATCATTCATTTTGAGTGTTTCTGGTGGTGTTTCAAGCTTTCATCACTCTTTCAGACTGAGTAAAATAAAGAGCATTAGATTTAGCATGATTGATTTTGTAACCAGAAAATGTTCCATATAATTTCTGATAATTTAGTAAGTGCAGGAAAGGACCATGATATGTTCTTTGAAAATAGGACAATGTCATCTGCATATTAGGGCTgttggtagggctgggcgataaatcgattttatcgattaactcgaatgtgtagttaacgttgatttgtttaaatgaaaattgattttctccttaacatccgccgacgctcccctctgggctcctgTGGCTCAGAACGGGCTCAGCCCTCCCCCCGtgcgtttgccatagagatacacaaacaacatggcagcgacagggactaacattaattataatatatatatatataaaataactagtcgtttcattacttacttatcagtaatctccgccgaaatgaccggcagttCATTCATTCTGTCCcagctaccgctgacctgaaggagcaccatgcagggcaccagaggcggtgttgaggaactctgttgcggctcaacacatctactaaatgctgctgatatgaccgagctgtgacggaggtctgtagcggcttaaacaactagcaatcgccgctctgtagcacggagctcctcttcgacgtttgtttttactattcaagagaccatgggatgttaatgtacgttactcagcaacaggtgaaaataggggcaaggttgcgcaataacgttaaaatgatttgaacttttagcgaggaactagaagtgaattacctgtatgtgtgaaaacagctttatctcacgcatccgttttgttgttgttgaatatatagccccatgtgtgtgtgtgtatgagtcaaaacaaaataaagttaaaacctgttttgaacaatttctttgtaatctgcagcagattgattttaagtagggggagaaaaaataatttttttgggaAAGAAAttggggattttatttttaggccatatcgcccagtccTAGCTGTTGGTATGAAGGGtgagtgacaggctgcggctggaaatcggAAGAAGGATGGGAACTAGTTTTAACGTGACTTTAAAATTGACATCCACCAAGCCAAAATGCTAGTTAGCTCGTTCTGGTTTCCTAACTGCTTCGcgagttataggagcttagctgggagcttcatggagacagctaaagtttatgttagctgccctacagctatCAGAGTTAGTTTCGACTTCAAAgattaccttctaacagctgtattctcagtatcatgacaatctgcaagaaacaggttgctttcatgtcttcagctgtcctgtcaaaaataaaggctgaaaataccccccaaaaaatcatctttaatctttaaaaagaaatgcaatgGGGCATGACGTAGATCCCCTTCAAGGCCAAGctgatgttggaagtccctctagtgcagtgtttctcaaatgggggtacgtgtacccctaggggtagtTTGGaagactgcagggggtacgtgagctatttaacaaaatgtttaatagttacaaggctgttgtccagaacattgttcctctttatgtagaattttttttttctaccaaaaatgtgacatttgtgtctccttctttggacctaatcttgccttccttccttttactgtcctactttttacaagtttcttgcttttttcttcttatgtcactgtttttggaagtttttgatattattttgacctattctagccttccttccttccttctttttaccatctttttccaagttttttgtcttttttacagtttttgtctctttttctcattaacatttaaatgtttttttcagttaccaggctgttgtttagtaaatcaaTCGCTAACAGCActgtactgttcctctttatatagacttttttttctaccgaaaatgattagcgctggtcagggggtacttggcttaaagaaacaattcaaaaggggttcattattgaaaaaagtttgagaaccactgctctagcgGACAGAActtgtaacaacaaccacatgcttatagtggcattgacaatgcatacgcctgagtagtgtagtacatatttataacaggctgcatatgatcattaaatatttgaatattatttgaatattaaaaaaataacaaatgaaatttgaatggtattatagaggaagactgacagctctactGCATAGAGAGATGTTCATATGTATCAttgttatactgtacatatgatTAAAGCATGAGCTATAATGGATTGAGCCAGTGgttcaataaaaaataataaaaaaggagtGGTGATAATGGGCTCTGAACCTATAGTATTAGTTATTACCTCTGCCACTTGTTTACTTTATAGTTAGTTTTACCCTTCTAATAATATTTTCTCCCAAAACCCAAACTAAATCTTGGTAGAACTTCGAACAGGCCATTCCACTCTGCTGAAAATATCACTGATGGATGTGGTTGGGTGTGGTCAGAAGTGTGCTTTGTTGCACCTGTAACCAcacccaacagtgatgtcaTGGAGTCGAGTACACTGCTGCAAGGTGAGAAGTTAAAGTTGATAATATGTGGGTGATACCTAATATTCTCACTTCTGAAATGAAGAGATGGTGTTTATATACAAATGTGTAGGCATGTTGTTAAAATGCAATTCATCACACCAATACACTTTCAGTAAAACAATGTAGACATTGATCTTAAGGGTCAAATAatgatgttgttgtgtgtgtttatatttgtgtgACTCTGGTTGTATCCGTGTATGTGTGACACCATGTTGCAGCTGTGTGCCCATCCTATAATCCAGGATGATCCAGAACAGGCTCACAGCTGTCTCTGCTCCTAATCTCAcataacacacacgcacgcacgcacgcacgcacacacacacacacacacacacacacacacacacacacacacacacacacacacacacacacacacacacacacacataaacatattcCAAACAGATATAAACCACATGGCAGTTGCTACAGCAGAATTAGATCtcacaaattattttattttgtgacaTTTGTTACGTGAattcaaacacacatttaaatatatTCAAAACAGTGCGTTTACCTTTCAGTGAGGGTGGCTGGTAGGTTGATGTGTGAACCAGGTTGGCTTTCAAGGCTCCATTTTCCCCCAGAACCCACTGCAGAAGTAAAGCATCCAAATCACGGTTTACAGATTATCGgatatatgtacagtaaatgttttAGCCGTATTTCAGTGGAAAATacccagggctggactgggacaaaaaaattggccctggcatttttggcccaggcggcccacacccaccatGATTGGTCAGACatattccctgcagacagtcctcttaaaatatgcgtgcattctatgatatgagttgcctagtgttctgcGTTCATGTGATAGTTTTGGGTCcttcaagacttatctgttgatcttacacttaaataattaattcattcttagagttatgatttgtatatttatgttatttttattattgatattgtattgccattattgttattattactattttgcttaatattggcttagcaactttaaaaacagtttacagtgaattttaactattgtaagattcatattttgtcgctttggacataAGTGGAGAGGGGGTTGTAGCCGATTCTGTGGTCTGTCCCGGGACCATGGTCTCCGGCACGGACCAGTGGTTACTGCCACTAGGGGCGCTAGAGACACTGGTCGCGACCAGCTCCTCAGTGGTCTCCCCTGCGGTCCCTGTGGTCTGTGAAGCGGCTTTAGTattttctcccctttcctgtcgtTTTGGCAGCACTGTTAGCTGGATAAATGTCAGAGATCATAATCTTTTGTCTATACAATACACTATATCAGatatattatgattattattgttattattattgataatgGAGATCTGTGTGGTCAGGACCAGCTGGTCTCTGGCACGGACCAGCTGGTCTCTGGCACGGACCAGCTGGTCTCTGGCATGGACCGGGGGTCACAACCACtagctcgtgtctcagggccggggagcgtggccatagtggatttgattgggtcaggccagtgccaataaagaaaattaaccaatgggccacTGTGAGTTCTATATGGGCCGGTGcggccaaaacaaataaatacatttattatataTCGGCGATTtggcccaaaagtgcgtcggcccaccgggaaaatgccggtatgccagatggccagtccagccctgaaaATACCCAACACTACCCCACAGTGCTGTAGCCTCAGATACATCTCGGACTACAGTAAATtgttattatttcattattttttgaaTTGTTAACATTACAGTAGAAAGGAAGTAAAGATGAGACATTCGTTCAAGATGAGAAACTGCaatacaaaagaaataaaacaaattaatttgaCTGTTttgaaggaaagaggaaaaatgtGGTTTTGGAGTCTCAACCAGATTGTCACACAGTAATTTATGATATTGTGATACTGTCACCATGGCTGCctcagctgtttttattttgctctGTCTTCCCCTTTGTCCCTGTCCCTAGCTACTTCTCACTTCCCCCAGGGCCATGCATTTATGAGGAACTTCCCAGACATGCCATTCTCCACCTGTCCACTACATGCTCTCGTACTTGCCCACGAATCCTGTTCACCTGACTCCCACATCCACCTGTACATCCCCACCTGCTGACACACCTACCTCTCATTATCTTATCAGCCCTTTCCCTTTGCTAATTTATCATGTTGTCAGTGTTGCCTTTGCATCCAGCAATTTGAACCTGTTTCTGCTTTCTTGTTACATGTTCCAATGTATTAACCTGTTTCCTGTCCCATTAGACATGTCTTCTTGGATTTGTTTGACTTTTCAGACCGCCATCTAATGTGTCAGCCTGTTCTGGACCATTGCCTTTAGTAATATTTCCTTCATCCTAAATTTCTTGCcttgtatatgtgtttgtctgCATTTGGATCCTCAATTCTATTaccttgtacacacacacacacacacacacacacacacttgacagATACAGATCAAATTTACTTTTGGTGTgcacccactctctctctcatcccacCTAATATACTCCTGCCTCCAATGCAAACATGCAATATTTTccagaatgcctttctacaacCTCCACAAAACAAACCTGAGAGTGCTGCATTCAATTTGCATACATAAATTTAGAGCTTGAAAAAATAAAGAGTCACTAACACACATTACTCAACAAACAAACTCACATTGTGTTCTGGTGTATTAAGACTACTGAGAGTGAACAAATGAGTGTCTCTGCCTCCTTTTAAAATCATTGAAATTTGATGTAAAATGGTGAGTGACTTTAGCCTGGTGGATTTTAAGTCCTAAATAGTGCAAACCATCTGGTCTACCTGGTGAGGGCCGATGTCTTCCTCTGGTGATGGTGGTTCTGTCAATCTGAAGAGTGTGGCTGGTGTTGGCCTCCGACGTCGAATCTTAGGAAAGAGAGAGTCTATCAAACCATGCTGTGTGAATTTGTGTATatttgcatatgtgtgtgctAAGCAAATCCCTAACACAGACAGCCCCATCCATAGGAACAAGGTCAGACTGATACCAACAGTCTTTTATGTAGCCTTGTGGTTCTTGATGTTACGTAATGTCTCCAGAggatttttttctgtgacaacAATGCAATGAGAAAATGCATATCATTGCGTAACAACATTTAAAAGATTGTTGTCCAGATTGTTCCTGAATGTGGATTACATCTTGTTATAGATGGCGGCTGCCTGGATTATTTAAATGTGCGCAGTATTACACTGCATGTTCCCATCACTTGGTCGTAATCATTTAGGTTTTTCAATTATTCTGTCCAGTGTGTTATTTCACCATCAAATGCATGTCCAGTTCTACTTAAACTGCCTTGAACAATCTTGCATCATATATCCAAATAATAATAGCCCTCTTACTTTCACTGATTGGCGGTGGGTGGTTCACAGTTTAAATATAGGTGTTctgtttttttaggttttaTGTCATTCAACATCACTTATTGGTggagagtgtttttttctttccaacTAAAGCAATTTTCAGTTACTATTTAAGTAAATTTAACATCAAGCAGGTGTCAAAATATATAATGCTCTCCAGCTGCAGAGTGAGTGATAACCCAGCAGTTATGCAACTGAAATGAAATGtaactttaaaatgtcattaGTTTCAGTCTGATATGAGAAGACAGTTACATAACACAACTTTACAATAATATGGAATATAAAATTCAGTGATTCAAAATTCAGGAATTCaatctgaatgtttttttaattgcacCTAAACACATTTTGATGTACTTtataagtattttcatttttatgctACTTCTATTCCATATTAGGggcactacatttattttacagctaTTGTTAATCATAACTTTTCAGATTgagattttgaatgcagaaaTTATTATCAGTTTATAGAATAGAATGCATTGTTACTGATTAAACTACACAGAAGCACATACAATACTTACAAATAGCTCCACCTTGaccagctacaacattaaaGTACTCCTTATatgttaatgcatcaataatataACACTTCAGGAGACATTCTGCATACTAAGTACTTAGTTACTAGTACTTACTCATTTTGTTGCCAATACTTCAGTTATTttctgaacattttattttcacctATTGTTGTGATTTAAGTCCAAGCGACGCCAACTCTTGATTATTCATAGTACAAtgataaacaataataaaacaccTCCTTCTGGCTAACAATAACTAAGTGTTATGAAATATACAATAGCTGCATCACTCTCTTTCTATTTTGTAACGTGTTATGGTAATAAGATTGTTGTGAGATACAATGGGCTGCCAAGCCAATCCCAGCTGAGAGTGTAGGCATAACATGTGTGGGCAGCTTTGGTTGACTCTGGAGTAACGCACTAACTTCCTGCATCTGCCTCATTCTGCGTGCTGAAATCATACATATTCATTATTCAGACACTGGAATTAAATACGCTGCCCGTTGTGGGGGAACACATTTAAATATGAATTACAAGGCATCCAATTAGATGTTTAAAATGTGTCAACATAAAAATTCAAATGCAGTACTCTAAcaaacacatatagacacacacacacacaaacacacacacacacacacacacacacacacacacacacacacacacacacacacacacacacacacacacaaacacatctctcaggaaaaaaaaaaacatgtgcaGTCAAAGGTAAGCCCCTGTCTGAGAGCCTTTTCAGACACAGTGACCTTTTCTGAGTGTTTTGTTAACATGGTTGCCAGAAGGTCGAGCACCTACAGGGAACATGGTATTTTCATTAGGTTGTCGCCCTGCATGTCTGAAATGCCTATTACAGTAATACCTGTGCCATCTCAGTGACGCTGCACTGCACTGCTTTGATTTGTAACTGATTTGTTTCACATTTCTCAGCGCATACAGCTAGCTGGTATATATTCAATTCCctggttttgtgtttatttaggGCACTGTTTTGCTTGAACAGGCTAAATGTGATGATATAACTCTATCATATAGCCGAGGGAGCAGTAACCTCCAGCATTGTAGAAATAAGCTACTATTGGGGATTTGTTTTGTTCAGAGTTGAGttagttttctttttatacatgtATTGAACCTGTCATCACGATTTGTTACACAGATATTATTACTGCCCTAATAATGTTTCAATCATTGAGTTTGGTTTAGGATGATGGCTCACAAAATATATGATGTAGATGGCTTTACAAGCTATTTTCACAAGTTAAGGGATCACAGAAACTTGTTTTaggtatttgattttgcaacagTCTACTCAAATAGCTAACTGTGTACAAAAACATCTATTAACATAGACCTGTTTCAGTGGTCTTCCACCACAAAATTGGCAGTGTGGTGCGttttagtctatatcgacgacgattCATTTaaaggattgctccggtgccggaTTTTTCgtccggatgtccctcaccttctgccttctttgtgttggcattctaaactccagtcgatttatgagggctatggttaactgctcctcagatctctgcagggtaaatccagttttctgttgcacgactaaaacaacttcaacaacttttgaacaagcacatgttccaccaaaacaagttccttcccaagccTATTTTGCTGATTTTAGCGCCGctcaagacaattgtgattggtttaaagaaatgccaataaaccagagcacgtttttctcccatcccggaatgctgtgtgaactagcctgaccttcctccacagcgctgcagaggaaggtctggctagttcacacagcattccatACATCTTTACAGTGTTATAATCAAGAAACTGTGTCGGCGGATTCCTCTCCACACAGCATTGCACCATCGCTACCAATTACACCACAACAGTAAAACACTGGACTTTAAAAACAGCCCTAATGTTTTATACTGTTAGTAGCACAGAGTATATGTGCATTCACTGAAATATCATTCAAGGTTTTACACACCATCATTGTGTTGTTAAAGGCTGTTTAACAAAGAACATCTGGTAAATAAAACGTTGATGTAAAGTTAGGCATATCAAGTAATTCATTTTGGTGCAAGCAGTCACACAACACCATGCCGTGGCCAGTGACAGTGAGGACAGCTGGACGAAACACTACTCCAACTGTGCACATCTGATGTGTTAATGCATTTTCTGTTCTAATTTTCTGCAGTTTTTGAGAACTATCCAGCAAAGGTTAGAAATGTAGCAGCTACAACCTCACTGTCACTTCAATGTGGTGCCCGCATCGTAAATCATTAATCCCACACCTTATTTTGGGTAGGTAGGATGACCTTCGTGGTTACATAATGTTCAACTTCAATGCATTAATCTGGTAGTTTATAATGCACAATGGCAGCACTGGGTGGGTACAGTGTCCTGAAGAGCCCTTCATAGAGAAACAACCTTTCCACTTAACAATTAAGACCATGCAGTGAAACATAAATCCCTTgcagtatttattttatacaatgCATTCAATTTATTCTGTGAATAATCCTGTGTAGAGCTTGATTTGATGTTCAAGAAAACATAATGAGATAGACTGTTGTAATTTGATTTGTTATCCAGTGAggaatttctaaaaaaaaaaaaaaaacaggcagaaGGGCTGCATATA from Perca fluviatilis chromosome 21, GENO_Pfluv_1.0, whole genome shotgun sequence carries:
- the LOC120551675 gene encoding protein phosphatase 1 regulatory subunit 1B-like isoform X1 codes for the protein MDPLLPTDTEEDKDARRKIQFSVPSSVPTQLDPRQVEMIRRRRPTPATLFRLTEPPSPEEDIGPHQWVLGENGALKANLVHTSTYQPPSLKAVQRMYQAHLASLDMSSVDKEDPSSGEEEEEREKESQQTASATDLREESKPLRDQCAPPDSLTGSADFSRHHGDKEEAKEREDVKGE
- the LOC120551675 gene encoding protein phosphatase 1 regulatory subunit 1A-like isoform X2, which translates into the protein MDPLLPTDTEEDKDARRKIQFSVPSSVPTQLDPRQVEMIRRRRPTPATLFRLTEPPSPEEDIGPHQWVLGENGALKANLVHTSTYQPPSLKGAETAVSLFWIILDYRMGTQLQHGVTHTRIQPESHKYKHTQQHHYLTLKINVYIVLLKVYWCDELHFNNMPTHLYINTISSFQK